From a region of the Candidatus Melainabacteria bacterium genome:
- a CDS encoding GNAT family N-acetyltransferase, whose protein sequence is MSKFEVTTAGALDFEQVVTLQKANSLAVLPEDARGDGFLSSDFTAEQFEQMAKSVALIVALDAGQVIGFVCASTPEFNRNVPVPAAMMQRFPRIKIGSRRLNEVSSFISGPVCVEKSYRGQGVFEALYNKLFDATATDFDVALAFIATSNPRSVKAHEKVGMDVIDRFDFAGREFYIVARGLR, encoded by the coding sequence GTGTCAAAATTCGAGGTCACCACAGCAGGCGCACTAGATTTTGAGCAGGTTGTCACTCTGCAGAAGGCTAACTCGTTGGCAGTATTGCCGGAAGACGCAAGGGGCGACGGTTTCTTGTCGTCTGATTTTACGGCTGAACAGTTCGAGCAGATGGCGAAAAGTGTTGCTCTGATTGTCGCTCTGGATGCGGGTCAGGTTATTGGTTTTGTCTGTGCCAGTACGCCTGAGTTTAATCGAAATGTGCCCGTTCCTGCAGCTATGATGCAGAGATTTCCTCGCATCAAAATTGGCTCTAGAAGGTTGAATGAAGTTTCGAGTTTTATAAGTGGGCCGGTTTGCGTGGAGAAAAGTTATCGCGGTCAGGGTGTATTCGAAGCGCTATACAACAAGCTGTTTGATGCAACCGCTACTGATTTCGATGTCGCGCTTGCCTTTATCGCCACTTCTAATCCGAGATCCGTAAAGGCTCATGAGAAGGTGGGTATGGACGTGATTGACCGATTCGATTTCGCCGGTCGGGAGTTCTACATTGTGGCTCGCGGTCTTCGATGA